One genomic region from Acidobacteriota bacterium encodes:
- a CDS encoding glycosyltransferase family 39 protein, with protein MLNLPGTRCFIIPLFLLAFLLQCTLSMVQLSATSDEVAHLPAGYTYLQTGDFRLNPEHPPLIKMLAAYPLLFLNLPSPYTSKYFLKNEKWEYGKSLLYQSGVRAETMLFLGRLVIVLLGLFLAILLFRWTDQLFGERASVFSLFIFVFEPNIIAHSQLVTTDLGFTLFFLLSIYWMWRYFQEPGIKSLIICGLSAGLAFATKFSAILLIPIIFILLLLEIFLSCSSSHRTDTRYLPFHKLLLFAFVVPLIATAVVAASYSFINIKYYFIGLNSVFIHGKMGHAAFLAGQYSDTGWWYYFPLSFLIKTPIPLLIFLFLSALIIFIDILTASSTFKRGRAGVNEAGSSEKDTGKNEQAAVLSIRSWFYLLVPPLLFLTASMMGRLNIGVRHILPVFPFAIILCGIIFSKSWHYRSILLKRPRWKKIVSSIFVLFCAWYVVGSLYIFPRHLSYFNELIGGPSRGYEYSVDSNLDWGQDLPALRKYLDKNHIDGVILSYFGNADPYYYGIDYQYLPLCGKPKIPSNYMDPGRNFDYIAISATHLQSVFTPNHHCFDWLKKRKPYARIAYSIFLFDVRNDPEAHIALAEIYLGSGMPEVARRHFLKAQSIAQQSMHEK; from the coding sequence ATGTTAAATCTTCCTGGAACAAGATGTTTCATCATCCCTCTTTTCCTCTTGGCTTTTCTCCTGCAATGCACATTATCAATGGTCCAGCTCTCTGCCACATCCGATGAGGTGGCGCATCTGCCAGCAGGATACACTTACCTGCAAACCGGAGACTTCCGGCTCAATCCCGAGCATCCTCCTCTTATCAAGATGCTAGCTGCTTATCCCCTTCTTTTCCTGAATCTCCCCTCCCCTTATACCAGCAAATACTTTCTGAAAAATGAAAAGTGGGAGTATGGGAAATCCCTTCTCTACCAGTCCGGAGTCAGAGCAGAAACGATGCTTTTTCTGGGGCGTCTCGTCATCGTTTTACTGGGGCTTTTCCTCGCCATCCTGCTCTTTCGCTGGACAGATCAACTCTTTGGAGAGAGAGCATCCGTCTTCTCGCTCTTCATCTTCGTTTTCGAACCGAATATCATTGCACACTCCCAACTGGTTACGACCGATCTCGGCTTTACGCTGTTTTTCCTCCTCTCCATCTACTGGATGTGGCGATATTTTCAGGAGCCTGGCATCAAGTCTCTTATCATCTGTGGATTATCCGCAGGACTGGCTTTCGCCACGAAGTTCTCAGCCATCCTTCTAATCCCCATTATATTCATCCTGCTGCTTTTAGAGATATTCCTCTCCTGCAGCTCGTCGCACAGAACAGATACCCGATACTTACCCTTTCACAAGCTACTTCTCTTCGCCTTCGTTGTTCCCCTTATTGCTACGGCTGTCGTCGCAGCTTCCTACAGTTTCATCAACATAAAATACTATTTCATCGGGCTGAATTCTGTTTTCATCCACGGGAAAATGGGGCATGCCGCTTTCCTTGCCGGGCAATACTCCGATACGGGCTGGTGGTACTATTTTCCTCTATCCTTTCTAATCAAAACCCCCATCCCTCTTCTCATCTTTCTCTTCTTATCTGCTTTGATAATATTTATCGATATTCTCACGGCTTCATCTACTTTCAAGAGAGGACGCGCAGGCGTAAACGAAGCTGGTTCAAGTGAGAAAGATACAGGCAAGAATGAGCAAGCTGCTGTTCTATCGATTCGCTCCTGGTTTTATCTTCTTGTCCCTCCTCTGCTCTTTCTGACCGCCAGCATGATGGGTAGACTCAATATCGGGGTGAGACACATCCTTCCCGTCTTTCCCTTCGCCATCATCCTCTGCGGAATCATCTTTTCAAAGAGCTGGCATTATAGGAGTATCCTGCTGAAACGACCAAGATGGAAAAAGATTGTATCCAGCATATTCGTTCTATTCTGTGCGTGGTATGTTGTCGGGTCCTTATATATATTTCCCCGTCATCTTTCATACTTCAATGAGCTGATCGGCGGTCCTTCGCGTGGGTATGAATATTCCGTTGATTCCAACCTGGACTGGGGACAGGACCTTCCCGCCCTTCGGAAATACCTTGACAAAAACCATATTGATGGGGTCATACTTTCATACTTCGGAAATGCCGACCCATATTACTACGGGATTGACTATCAGTACCTCCCGCTTTGCGGAAAACCGAAAATCCCGTCGAATTACATGGATCCCGGAAGAAATTTTGATTACATTGCGATAAGCGCCACACATCTCCAGTCTGTTTTCACTCCAAATCATCATTGTTTCGACTGGCTCAAGAAGAGGAAACCATATGCCCGGATCGCTTATTCCATCTTTCTTTTCGACGTGAGGAACGACCCAGAGGCGCATATAGCACTTGCAGAGATCTATCTAGGCTCGGGGATGCCCGAAGTTGCGAGAAGGCATTTCTTAAAAGCTCAATCCATTGCACAACAGAGCATGCATGAGAAGTAA
- a CDS encoding phospholipid carrier-dependent glycosyltransferase: MRSNIQITMLAVLLAVFAVQAVGGIWNNAATYDEVAHLPAGYAYIRKGDFRFNPEHPPLVKMLAALPLLTMEIPPVEQNPHWNSNNEWLFGRYFLYHSGINADNAIFLGRLPMVLLGILLGFLVFKWSQEIYGTGAGLFSLFLFCFEPNVIASSQVIHTDLGFSLFLVLSLYLFWKAMQEPSRKRFILAGMSFGLALSTKFTALILIPVYLALILLYLFEDRAAFAFRRFLFRKEDRLTLRLRLYFALSSFALLLLTAMIVLIISYGFTSVGRYFDGLSFVLDHNRKGNPAFLFGMYSDSGWWYYFLLAFAVKTPIPVIIIFASALLSFGRDLFKNFKTPGNFYLLIPVLLLLFFTAAGRINIGLRHILPVYPLLFIFSGRLFSFIGSSTSKANSTSLIIIFALLLWLLGSAIFIFPHHLAYFDELAGGPSNGYKYLADSNLDWGQDLIRLKKFLQEEGEDSVILSYLGSADPNYYGIKYQYLPGYGLNSPQDYRIKFKRKEFVAISATNLQSVFFNTRDTFDWLKEKEPCARIGYSIFVWEISKDREAHRNLARLYREFGMPDLSKKHEKSAANEKEW; this comes from the coding sequence ATGAGAAGTAATATACAGATCACCATGCTCGCTGTTCTGCTTGCAGTCTTTGCAGTGCAGGCGGTCGGCGGGATCTGGAACAATGCGGCTACGTATGATGAAGTGGCTCATCTTCCCGCTGGCTACGCATATATAAGGAAGGGAGACTTCCGTTTCAATCCCGAGCACCCCCCACTGGTCAAGATGCTCGCGGCGCTTCCCCTTCTCACAATGGAAATCCCTCCCGTCGAGCAGAACCCCCACTGGAACTCCAACAATGAATGGCTGTTCGGCAGATACTTTCTCTACCACTCGGGGATAAATGCCGATAATGCCATCTTCCTCGGAAGGCTGCCGATGGTTCTGCTGGGTATTCTTCTCGGATTTCTCGTGTTCAAGTGGAGCCAGGAAATCTACGGCACAGGAGCTGGATTGTTCTCCCTGTTTCTCTTCTGCTTTGAACCGAATGTCATCGCCAGCTCACAGGTGATCCATACCGATCTTGGATTTTCTCTCTTCCTGGTCCTATCTCTCTATCTGTTCTGGAAGGCCATGCAGGAGCCATCGAGGAAGAGATTCATTCTGGCCGGGATGTCTTTCGGGTTGGCTCTCTCGACAAAATTCACGGCGCTGATCCTCATCCCGGTCTATCTGGCTCTGATCCTGCTGTATCTCTTTGAAGATCGTGCCGCATTCGCCTTTCGCCGATTCCTATTCCGGAAAGAGGATCGACTCACACTGAGACTGCGACTCTACTTCGCCCTCTCTTCTTTTGCTCTTCTCCTGCTCACTGCCATGATCGTCCTGATAATCTCTTACGGCTTTACGTCGGTCGGCAGATACTTCGACGGGTTGAGTTTCGTCCTGGATCACAACCGCAAGGGAAACCCGGCCTTCCTCTTTGGTATGTATTCTGATTCCGGCTGGTGGTATTACTTCCTGCTGGCATTTGCCGTTAAGACCCCCATTCCGGTCATTATCATTTTTGCCTCTGCTCTCTTATCGTTTGGAAGAGACCTCTTTAAGAATTTCAAAACCCCCGGGAATTTCTATCTTCTTATTCCTGTTCTGCTCCTGCTTTTCTTTACTGCAGCCGGACGCATCAATATCGGCCTGAGGCACATCCTTCCCGTCTATCCCCTGCTCTTCATCTTCAGCGGCAGGCTCTTTTCATTCATCGGATCAAGTACATCAAAGGCAAATAGCACTTCCTTAATCATCATTTTTGCGCTTCTGCTCTGGCTCCTCGGATCCGCAATCTTCATCTTTCCACATCATCTTGCCTACTTCGACGAGTTGGCTGGTGGGCCTTCCAACGGATACAAATATCTCGCTGACTCAAATCTTGACTGGGGGCAGGACCTGATCCGTTTGAAAAAGTTCCTGCAAGAGGAAGGTGAGGATTCAGTAATCCTGTCCTATCTTGGAAGTGCCGACCCGAACTATTACGGCATCAAATATCAATACCTGCCAGGATACGGGCTGAACAGCCCCCAGGATTACCGGATAAAATTCAAGCGGAAGGAGTTCGTTGCCATTTCAGCCACGAATCTGCAATCGGTCTTCTTCAACACGAGGGACACATTCGACTGGCTCAAAGAGAAAGAGCCCTGCGCGAGAATAGGATACAGCATTTTCGTCTGGGAAATCTCCAAAGACAGAGAGGCTCATCGGAACTTAGCCCGTCTCTACAGAGAATTCGGCATGCCCGATCTTTCAAAAAAACATGAGAAGTCAGCGGCAAATGAAAAAGAATGGTAG